The genomic segment GCCTCCGGTGTCAGTGGCGCGGCCCGGGCAGCCGGGCGCGTATCCAGTTGCAACAATGCCCATGGCGACCGCGCTAGTACGGCCGCGCTCGTAGGGCAGGCACCATCCCGAATGCCGGTCCGGCAACGGCCGGCAAGTCCCCCAGGATGGGCGGCGCCTGTTCGGCCACGCCGGCCGCAGGCGTGCGGCGTACGCCGCGGCGCACCCGTGACGGTGGTTCGCACAGGCTGCAGACAAACGAACGCAGCGGCTCGTGGGCATGCGTGACATAGCGGCCGCCGCAGCAATGGCACGTGGACAATTGCAGCAACCCGCCGTCCATGAAGCGCACCAGCGTCCAGAATCGCGTGAAGCTGATCAGGCATGCCTCGTTGCTGGCGCGCATGTGGTCCGCATACACGCGGTAGCTGTTCAGCACGGCGCGTATGCCTCGCAGCCCGGCCCGCTGCTGCATGAACTCATGGACGCTCAGCAGATAGGAAGCATGCGCGTTGGGCCGCCAGGTCACGAACCAGTCCGCGGAGAATGGCAGCATGCCTTTTGGCGGCGATCCCCCGGTCAGCTCGCGATACAAGCGGTACACGCGGCTGCGCGACAGCGCCACTTCGGCCTCCACGACCTGCGGGCGCGCCCCCAGTCCGATCAGCTCGATGGCGAGCTGCGTGTCGCAGGCATCCTGCAAGGCACTGCGGGCCGGGGCAGGTTGCGCGGTGGTCTTCATCTTCCCTCCTCCAGGGCTTGTGCGGCCAGCACGATGGCCGTATGCATATTGCACAGCTCGTGCCGGGGCCTGATGCCCGCCAGCGATTCGAGCAATGCATCGTTATCAAGGCGGAAGCGGCACAGCACCATGCTCGAGCGCGCCAGACCAAGCAGTTGCGCCGGGGTCAACAAAGCCAGCGCCTGCCCGACCTCCTTGCGGATGCCGAGCCTTAACAGGGCCTCTGGCTCGTTCTGGCGCATCAGGCGCTGCACCAGCAGCAGATAGCCCAGGTTGACGTCCTTGATCTCACCTACCAGGTCACTGTTGTCCATTGCCAGCCTCCCAAGCGAACGGATTCATCTTCACTTCTGCATGCCTGGCACCGGCGGCGGACTGCGGCAAGGTCGGGGCCGTCCACGCCTTCGCGGGCACCAATGCTCCTGCTCCCTGTGCCTGCGCGCGCTGCGCTGCGCGCCGGCTGCCTGGCCCAGGGGGTACCGCGGAGATCGCCGGACGGGCAGCGATGGCGCGCAGCCCCGCCTTGTCGACCAGCGCCACGCTGCGGTGCTTGACCCGGATCAGACCGCATTCCGCGAGCCGGGAAAACTGCCGGCTGACGGTTTCCAGCGTCAGGCCGATATAGCTGCCGATCTCCTCGCGGCTCATACGCAGGATGAATTCGCTGGACGAGAAGCCGCGCGCGGACAGTCCTTCGGAAATCCACAGCAGGAACGTGACCAGGCGCTCTTCAGCCGTCATCAGCGCCAGCAGGGTCTGCAACCCCCGCGTGCGCTGGGCCTGGCGGTCCAGCGCAAGGAATACGCGGCTGGCGAGTGCCGGCGTGGACGCGGCCAGTGCGCGCAAGGCATCCATGGGGATCATGCAAACCTTGGTGTCTTCCAGCGCGGTCGCGTACGAGGCGTACCGGCGGCGGCCGATGCTGTCCAGGCCCACCATCTCGCCCGGGAAGTGAAAGCCGACCACCTGCGTGCGGCCATCTTCCGTGGCGACATGCGTCTTGACCGTGCCTACGCGGATCGCGAACAGGGCGGTGACCGGATCACCGAGCAGATAGAGCGGCTCGCCCTTGCGCAGACGGACCACGCGGTGTGCCAGCTCGCCTTGCTTGATGGTGTCGGGCACCCGTTCGCCTAACAGGCAAAAGCGCGCCATGGAGCATCCGGCGCAGCACGGAATCGATTCGAGCGATGGCGGGCAGCTTGTCATGATCATGTGCGCCTCGATAGAAGGGGTCTCGGTTAAAGGTTCCCGTGATTCTTCTGAGGTGATTGCCAGTCAATTGGATTGACTAAAAGAATCAAATCACGAAAACCTTAAATTCGATTCTATTGCCCCGTATCGTTGGAACAATCCGTAGTTTCTGATTATGTGTTGGGAGTTTTCCGACCGTAGTGCGGCGATGTCCTGCGCGACGCTCGGAAAGCGTCCCGGAGCCCCGGCACGCCCGCATTGTTGGCACCGATCAAGGAAGCTGGGGAAATCCCTTCCTATCATCGCGGCGTTTTCTTATTGATTGCTGCTGCGCCAGATGCGATTTTTTATTATTGCGACGTGATCGAAAAGTGCATTGGAATTCTTTCGGCGCATTCGCAGCATTAAATCGGCATCAGGAAATTGCCGGCCCAATCCTGGAATGCTCCCATGCAAGACCCTCTCCCAACCTTGTCCGCCATGCCGAAGCCCGGTCCCCGCGATGCCGAGGTACTGCACATCGGGCGCCAGCCCATCGTGGATGCCGCCGGCAACGCGCAGGCCTATGAACTGCTGTACCGGGAAGGCAGCGGAAACTGGGCGCACGTCCTCGACGACACCGCGGCTACCGCCCACGTCATCGCGCGCACGCTGGGCGGCATTGGGCTGGAGCGGGCCCTGCGCAAGCAGGCCGGCTTCGTCAACCTGGGGCGGCAATTGCTGCTCGACGATCTGCTGTTGCTGGTCCCGCCTGGAGACTTTGTGCTTGAAGTGCTCGAAAGCGTGCCGATGGATACCTCCGTCCTGCACCGCCTGGCGTGGCTGCGGGAGGCCGGCTACCGCATCGCGCTGGACGACGTGGTGGCGCTGACCGCCGATGTCCTCAAGGCGCTGTCCGCGGTCGACTTCGTCAAGGTCGACTTCCGGCTTGCCCACCGCGCGGATCTCCCGCGCGTGGCCGATGCCGTGCTGCGCGCGGACCGCCTTCTGATTGCCGAGAAGATCGAGTCCGCCGACGATCTCGCGCTCGCGCAACGGCTCGGCTGCCACCTGTTCCAGGGCTTCCATTTCGCGCGGCCTGAACCGCTGACGGCGCCGCTGCCGCACCTGGACCGTGGTGCACTGGCGCGGCTGCACGCGCTGCTGACGCACAGCGCGCACGCCGATGCGGTACTCGCCGAACTGCATGCCAACCCGGGCCTGGTGGCCCAGTTGCTGCGGCTCGCCGTGGCAACCGGCGTGCAGCCTGGCGGCGGCTTTGCGAGCGTGCGCGCGCTGCTTGTGGCGCTGGGCGCCGACAGCCTGCTGCGCTGGGTGCGGCTGCTGCAGATGTCCGACGGTTTGCGCCTGCCCGCCGAGCCCAGCCTGCGCAGCCAGGCGGCTTGCCGTCGCGCCGGCTTCATGGAGCAGGCCGCACGCCATGTCCGGCCGCAGGATACCGCCTTCGCCGAAGCGGCTTACCTGACCGGCGTGCTGTCGCTGGCCCCCCTGCCGCCGGACGGCACGCGGCGTGACATCCAGGACTCATTTCCCGTGACCCGGACGATCCGCCACGCGGTCCTCCATGGTCATGGCGAGCTGGGTGCGCTGCTTCATGCGGCCGAGGTTTTCGAGCGCGGCGGCAATTCGCTGGCCATGCTGGCGACGCCGGGCATGCCCGCCGCCTGACAGCCGGGCGCCGCGGCGGCGCTGACGCCACGCCTGCTGGCCCGCCGCAAAGCCGGCCTTTGCCAATTCGAAACCCGCACACCCACGCGCTGCGACACACTGCCGCTTTCCATCGCCAAAACATGACAGGGGAGACCGCGATGAAAGGCTGGTTCAGGCATGCGGCCGCAGGGCTGCTGATTTCGCTGGCGGCAGCCGGCAGCGCGCACGCGGCATATCCGGACAAGCCGGTAAGGCTGGTGGTGCCATTCCCGCCGGGCGGCGCCACTGACCTCCTCGCGCGCGAGGTCGGCAATGCGCTTTCGGTGCGGCTGGGGCAACCGGTCGTGATCGACAACCGCCCGGGCGCAGGCGGCAATATTGCCGCGATTGCCGTGGCGCGCGCTCCCGCCGATGGGTACACGCTGTTGTTTGGCACGTTCGGCTCGCTGGCGGTCAACAAGAGCCTCTACGACAAGCCCGGCTACGATCCGCTCAAGGATTTCGCGCCGGTGGCGTCCGTCGCCTACCTGCCCAATGTACTGGTCGTGCATCCGTCGGTGCCGGCGCGGACCGTGCCGGAATTGCTGGCGCTTGCACGCAAGTCACCCGGCAAGCTGACCTATGGCTCGTTCGGCAATGGCTCGTCTTCGCACCTGGCCGGTGAACTGTTCACGCATATGGCGGGGGTCGACATCACGCATATCCCGTACAAGGGCAGCGCCGCGTCCATGACGGACCTGATCGGCGGGCGCCTGACCATGATGTTCGACAGCGTGTCGACGGCGTTGCCCTACATCCGCGACGGCCGCGTTCGCGCACTGGCGGTCACCACGCAGAAGCCGTCGGAACAGTTGCCTGGCGTGCCGACCCTGGCCACGGCCGGCGTACCGGGCTATGAACTGACTGCCTGGTTCGGTGTCGTGGCTCCGGCCGGCACGCCCAAGGCCGTGGTCGACCGGCTCAACGCCGAGATCGTGGCTTCGCTGAAGCAAGCGGAAATGGCCGGCAAGCTGGCGAGCCAGGGCACGGTGCCGTTCCCGGCAACGCCCGCGCAGTTTGGCAGCTATATCCGCGCGCAGTATGAGAAGTGGGATGCGCTGATCAAGTCAGCCAATATCCGCGTCGAGCAATAAGCCGCTCAAGCGGATGCCTGCATGGCGCCGAAGCGCCACGAAAGCCGGTGCGCCGCCTGGCGCACCAGTTCGGCGGTGGCTCCTTGCGTGCCGCTGTCGAAACTACC from the Cupriavidus sp. WKF15 genome contains:
- the flhC gene encoding flagellar transcriptional regulator FlhC → MKTTAQPAPARSALQDACDTQLAIELIGLGARPQVVEAEVALSRSRVYRLYRELTGGSPPKGMLPFSADWFVTWRPNAHASYLLSVHEFMQQRAGLRGIRAVLNSYRVYADHMRASNEACLISFTRFWTLVRFMDGGLLQLSTCHCCGGRYVTHAHEPLRSFVCSLCEPPSRVRRGVRRTPAAGVAEQAPPILGDLPAVAGPAFGMVPALRARPY
- the flhD gene encoding flagellar transcriptional regulator FlhD, producing MDNSDLVGEIKDVNLGYLLLVQRLMRQNEPEALLRLGIRKEVGQALALLTPAQLLGLARSSMVLCRFRLDNDALLESLAGIRPRHELCNMHTAIVLAAQALEEGR
- a CDS encoding cyclic nucleotide-binding domain-containing protein, producing MPDTIKQGELAHRVVRLRKGEPLYLLGDPVTALFAIRVGTVKTHVATEDGRTQVVGFHFPGEMVGLDSIGRRRYASYATALEDTKVCMIPMDALRALAASTPALASRVFLALDRQAQRTRGLQTLLALMTAEERLVTFLLWISEGLSARGFSSSEFILRMSREEIGSYIGLTLETVSRQFSRLAECGLIRVKHRSVALVDKAGLRAIAARPAISAVPPGPGSRRAAQRAQAQGAGALVPAKAWTAPTLPQSAAGARHAEVKMNPFAWEAGNGQQ
- a CDS encoding EAL domain-containing protein — protein: MQDPLPTLSAMPKPGPRDAEVLHIGRQPIVDAAGNAQAYELLYREGSGNWAHVLDDTAATAHVIARTLGGIGLERALRKQAGFVNLGRQLLLDDLLLLVPPGDFVLEVLESVPMDTSVLHRLAWLREAGYRIALDDVVALTADVLKALSAVDFVKVDFRLAHRADLPRVADAVLRADRLLIAEKIESADDLALAQRLGCHLFQGFHFARPEPLTAPLPHLDRGALARLHALLTHSAHADAVLAELHANPGLVAQLLRLAVATGVQPGGGFASVRALLVALGADSLLRWVRLLQMSDGLRLPAEPSLRSQAACRRAGFMEQAARHVRPQDTAFAEAAYLTGVLSLAPLPPDGTRRDIQDSFPVTRTIRHAVLHGHGELGALLHAAEVFERGGNSLAMLATPGMPAA
- a CDS encoding tripartite tricarboxylate transporter substrate binding protein, which translates into the protein MKGWFRHAAAGLLISLAAAGSAHAAYPDKPVRLVVPFPPGGATDLLAREVGNALSVRLGQPVVIDNRPGAGGNIAAIAVARAPADGYTLLFGTFGSLAVNKSLYDKPGYDPLKDFAPVASVAYLPNVLVVHPSVPARTVPELLALARKSPGKLTYGSFGNGSSSHLAGELFTHMAGVDITHIPYKGSAASMTDLIGGRLTMMFDSVSTALPYIRDGRVRALAVTTQKPSEQLPGVPTLATAGVPGYELTAWFGVVAPAGTPKAVVDRLNAEIVASLKQAEMAGKLASQGTVPFPATPAQFGSYIRAQYEKWDALIKSANIRVEQ